A stretch of Lysobacter sp. K5869 DNA encodes these proteins:
- a CDS encoding family 20 glycosylhydrolase, producing MKRTLAKMTRARLPLALFGLVGAAIGLAPAANAGERAAAPAAALAPELVPLPARVQPGEGAFALDGGTTIYANNAEARAVAQLLREELASRQGLTLALRSGAPKPGKGEVEPSHYVQFVAEPAASKNEAGANERYRLEVTARGIRLAGPPAGLFYGYQTLRQLLPAARVAPPLRVGATAIDDAPRFAYRGMHLDVGRHLFPLDFIKRYLDQMARYKLNTFHWHLTEDQGWRIEIKRYPKLTRVGSQRKETVVGRNIDPYVGDGTPYGGFYTQDQVREIVAYARARHITVIPEIEMPGHSLAALAAYPELACTPGPFEVGTNWGVYDDIYCPKEETFKFLENVLDEVVALFPAPYVHIGGDEAPKPRWKASAEAQAVMRREGLKDEHELQSYFIRRMEKFLHSRGKRIIGWDEILEGGLAPDATVMSWRGEAGGIAAAQQGHDVIMTPTQCCYFDYGQGPAEQEQWNLGGELSLDKVYAYDPVPAALNAAQARHVLGVQGNVWTEHLKTPAMVEYMVFPRLLALAEVAWTPQAQRAWPDFQRRLGGQFAQLDQDAIGYRIPAPQGLDDALIVQQGDARRHRHTVTLTPAVPGATIRYTLDGSDPGEGAATYAAPIEVVLELDKPVQLRTVTVLADGRRSGVQAAVLRYRSYLPAIKPPQRTSAGWDYRVYEGLFANLDEFAAAKTPAAQGAADSLDLARFGRRSRYGVRFEGYVRAPADGVYRFALQGDDRSALSIDGERAIRNDTYDRTLEAAVPLRAGWHRLRLDWYQREGGMSLSLRMAAPGQEWKALDAREVAH from the coding sequence ATGAAACGCACCCTGGCGAAAATGACCCGCGCGCGCCTGCCGTTGGCGCTGTTCGGCTTGGTCGGCGCGGCCATCGGCCTCGCCCCGGCCGCGAACGCCGGCGAACGCGCCGCGGCGCCGGCCGCCGCGCTCGCGCCCGAACTCGTGCCGTTGCCCGCGCGCGTGCAGCCGGGCGAGGGCGCGTTCGCGCTCGACGGCGGCACCACGATCTACGCCAACAACGCCGAAGCGCGCGCCGTCGCCCAACTGCTGCGCGAGGAACTCGCGAGCCGCCAAGGTTTGACGCTCGCGCTGCGCAGCGGCGCGCCGAAGCCGGGCAAGGGCGAGGTCGAGCCCTCGCATTACGTGCAGTTCGTCGCCGAACCGGCGGCGAGCAAGAACGAAGCCGGCGCCAACGAGCGTTATCGCCTGGAAGTCACCGCGCGCGGCATCCGCCTCGCCGGTCCGCCGGCCGGTTTGTTCTACGGCTATCAGACCCTGCGCCAACTGCTGCCGGCCGCACGCGTCGCGCCGCCGCTGCGGGTGGGCGCGACCGCGATCGACGACGCGCCGCGCTTCGCCTATCGCGGCATGCACCTGGACGTCGGCCGGCATCTGTTCCCGCTCGATTTCATCAAGCGCTATCTCGACCAGATGGCGCGCTACAAGCTCAACACCTTCCACTGGCACCTGACCGAGGACCAGGGCTGGCGCATCGAGATCAAGCGCTATCCCAAGCTCACCCGTGTCGGTTCGCAGCGCAAGGAAACCGTGGTCGGGCGCAACATCGACCCGTACGTCGGCGACGGCACGCCCTACGGCGGTTTCTACACGCAGGATCAGGTGCGCGAGATCGTCGCGTACGCGCGCGCTCGCCACATCACCGTGATCCCGGAAATCGAGATGCCGGGGCATTCGCTGGCCGCGCTGGCCGCGTACCCCGAACTGGCCTGCACGCCGGGCCCGTTCGAGGTCGGCACCAATTGGGGCGTGTACGACGACATCTATTGCCCGAAGGAAGAAACCTTCAAGTTCCTGGAGAACGTGCTCGACGAAGTGGTCGCGCTGTTCCCCGCGCCGTACGTGCACATCGGCGGCGACGAAGCGCCGAAGCCGCGCTGGAAGGCCAGCGCCGAGGCGCAGGCGGTGATGCGCCGCGAAGGCTTGAAGGACGAACACGAGCTGCAGAGCTACTTCATCCGGCGGATGGAGAAGTTCCTGCACTCGCGCGGCAAGCGCATCATCGGCTGGGACGAGATCCTCGAAGGCGGGCTGGCGCCGGACGCGACGGTGATGTCGTGGCGCGGCGAAGCCGGCGGCATCGCCGCCGCGCAGCAGGGCCACGACGTGATCATGACCCCGACCCAGTGCTGCTATTTCGACTACGGCCAAGGCCCGGCCGAGCAAGAACAGTGGAACCTCGGCGGCGAACTGAGCCTGGACAAGGTCTACGCCTACGACCCGGTGCCGGCGGCGTTGAACGCGGCGCAGGCGCGGCATGTGCTCGGCGTGCAGGGCAATGTCTGGACCGAGCACCTCAAGACCCCGGCGATGGTCGAGTACATGGTGTTCCCGCGCTTGCTGGCGCTGGCCGAAGTGGCGTGGACGCCGCAGGCGCAGCGCGCCTGGCCGGACTTCCAGCGCCGCCTGGGCGGACAGTTCGCCCAGCTCGACCAAGACGCGATCGGCTACCGCATTCCCGCGCCGCAAGGGCTGGACGACGCGCTGATCGTGCAGCAGGGCGACGCGCGCCGGCACCGCCACACGGTGACGCTGACCCCGGCCGTGCCCGGCGCGACGATCCGCTACACACTCGATGGCAGCGACCCGGGCGAGGGCGCCGCGACCTATGCCGCGCCGATCGAGGTCGTCCTGGAACTCGACAAGCCGGTGCAGCTGCGCACGGTCACCGTGCTCGCCGACGGCCGCCGCAGTGGGGTGCAGGCCGCCGTTCTGCGTTATCGCAGTTATCTGCCGGCGATCAAGCCGCCGCAGCGCACTTCCGCCGGATGGGATTACCGCGTGTACGAAGGTCTGTTCGCCAATCTCGACGAATTCGCCGCCGCCAAGACGCCGGCGGCGCAGGGCGCGGCCGACTCGCTGGACTTGGCCCGCTTCGGCCGCCGCAGCCGCTACGGCGTGCGCTTCGAAGGCTACGTGCGCGCGCCGGCCGACGGCGTCTACCGCTTCGCGCTGCAGGGCGACGACCGCTCGGCGCTGTCCATCGACGGCGAGCGCGCGATCCGCAACGACACCTACGACCGCACCCTCGAGGCCGCGGTGCCGCTGCGCGCGGGCTGGCATCGCCTGCGCCTGGACTGGTACCAGCGCGAGGGCGGCATGAGTCTGAGCCTGCGCATGGCCGCGCCGGGGCAGGAATGGAAGGCGCTGGACGCGCGCGAGGTGGCGCATTGA
- a CDS encoding GH92 family glycosyl hydrolase has translation MARTTVRRTRTSVLTAAAALRPLAAAVCLTLIAGAAGAAAPAKDPAREVNTFIGSKDDGNTFPGASAPFGLIQVSPIGEHYTGWRYDDPKIRGFGHSFLSGAGCWEQGGQLSVLPTTGEIGPGKRFDTKEPKSFDHKVYGSAYSHDGEVGEAGYYKVRLTGEAAGPIEAEATALTRAAAERYTFPAGAKQGTILVNTGQANERHLVVGSTVEVVGDRAVEGRITTKSFCGGQQYTTWFRMEFDRPFASHGTWDETGGHPGGNSSMQGDTRPHGAWFTFDTDKQRAVTAVSAISHVDIEGARRNLRDEGARGGKPLAFEAMRKQSQDAWRKELDSVRVSGGSGDDRTVFYTALYHSLLQPLTGSDSDGRYRGYDTEIHKAEGWTYYEYFSLWDTYRSQNQLLAMLRPQRARDIGQSLLKIHEQNGWLPRWGYANFDSNVMTGDPVTPFMVDLWRFGALDGREQQAYAALRENAYGVPPALVRSQGRAGNPSYLKNGFVQYDRGFPAKSMDVDPHHGGSSTLEYALGDCALSQMAQALGKSDDAATLRERGRNWTRVWDKDAADPELGFRGFPRPRLDGGAFYSETDGSYSPRSHHGFHEGTAWQYQWLTQQDVPGVVAAMGGAEQAGKRLDAFFAYDALLADPNGAARKQWVVGPYSYYNQYRYNPNNEPDLHSPWMYTLIGQPWKTATVLRAAQTLFTNAPNGVTGNDDLGTMSAWYLFSAVGLYPAVPGTGELLLHAPRFEKVEMDLGNGKTLRIEAPGADGRGVQYVQSATFDGKPQDKVWLDWNALRNGGTLRFELGKQPATGGWGTQASALPASACAAPK, from the coding sequence ATGGCTCGCACAACGGTTCGGCGCACGCGCACTTCGGTACTCACGGCGGCAGCGGCGCTGCGGCCCTTGGCCGCGGCGGTGTGCCTGACCTTGATCGCGGGCGCCGCCGGCGCGGCCGCGCCGGCGAAGGATCCGGCGCGCGAGGTCAACACCTTCATCGGCAGCAAGGACGACGGCAACACCTTCCCGGGCGCGTCGGCGCCGTTCGGCCTGATCCAGGTCAGCCCGATCGGCGAGCACTACACCGGCTGGCGCTACGACGATCCCAAGATCCGCGGCTTCGGCCACTCGTTCCTGTCCGGCGCCGGTTGCTGGGAGCAGGGCGGGCAGTTGTCGGTGCTGCCGACCACGGGCGAGATCGGTCCGGGCAAGCGCTTCGACACCAAGGAACCCAAGTCTTTCGATCACAAGGTCTACGGCTCGGCCTACAGCCACGACGGCGAGGTCGGCGAGGCCGGCTATTACAAAGTGCGTTTGACCGGCGAAGCCGCCGGCCCGATCGAGGCCGAGGCGACCGCGCTGACGCGCGCGGCGGCCGAGCGCTACACCTTCCCGGCCGGCGCCAAGCAGGGCACGATCCTGGTCAACACCGGGCAGGCCAACGAGCGCCATCTGGTGGTCGGCAGCACCGTCGAGGTCGTCGGCGACCGCGCGGTCGAAGGCCGCATCACCACCAAGAGCTTCTGCGGCGGCCAGCAGTACACGACCTGGTTCCGCATGGAATTCGACCGTCCCTTCGCCAGCCACGGCACCTGGGACGAAACCGGCGGGCACCCCGGCGGCAACTCGAGCATGCAGGGCGACACCCGCCCGCACGGCGCATGGTTCACCTTCGACACCGATAAGCAGCGCGCGGTGACCGCGGTCAGCGCGATCTCGCACGTGGACATCGAAGGCGCGCGCCGCAACCTGCGCGACGAGGGCGCGCGCGGCGGCAAGCCGCTGGCGTTCGAGGCGATGCGCAAGCAGTCGCAGGACGCGTGGCGCAAGGAACTCGATTCGGTGCGGGTGAGCGGCGGCAGCGGCGACGACCGCACCGTGTTCTACACCGCGCTGTACCACTCGCTGCTGCAGCCCTTGACCGGCAGCGACAGCGACGGCCGTTACCGCGGCTACGACACCGAGATCCATAAGGCCGAAGGCTGGACCTATTACGAGTATTTCTCGCTGTGGGACACCTATCGCTCGCAGAACCAGCTGCTGGCGATGCTGCGGCCGCAGCGCGCGCGCGACATCGGCCAGTCGCTGCTGAAGATCCACGAGCAGAACGGCTGGCTGCCGCGCTGGGGCTACGCCAACTTCGACAGCAACGTGATGACCGGCGATCCGGTCACCCCCTTCATGGTCGACCTGTGGCGCTTCGGCGCGCTCGACGGCCGCGAGCAGCAGGCTTACGCGGCGCTGCGCGAGAACGCGTACGGCGTGCCGCCGGCGCTGGTGCGCAGCCAGGGCCGCGCCGGCAATCCGAGCTACCTCAAGAACGGCTTCGTCCAATACGACCGCGGCTTCCCGGCCAAGAGCATGGACGTGGATCCGCATCACGGCGGCTCGTCCACGCTGGAGTACGCGCTCGGCGATTGCGCGCTGTCGCAGATGGCGCAGGCGCTGGGCAAGAGCGACGACGCGGCGACGCTGCGCGAACGCGGCCGCAACTGGACCCGCGTGTGGGACAAGGACGCGGCCGATCCGGAACTGGGCTTCCGCGGCTTCCCGCGTCCGCGCCTGGACGGCGGCGCGTTCTACTCGGAAACCGACGGCAGCTACAGCCCGCGCTCGCACCACGGCTTCCACGAAGGCACCGCGTGGCAGTACCAGTGGCTGACCCAGCAGGACGTGCCCGGCGTGGTCGCGGCGATGGGCGGCGCGGAACAGGCCGGCAAGCGCCTGGACGCGTTCTTCGCTTACGACGCGCTGCTGGCCGATCCGAATGGCGCCGCGCGCAAGCAGTGGGTGGTCGGGCCGTACAGCTACTACAACCAATACCGCTACAACCCGAACAACGAACCCGATCTGCACAGCCCGTGGATGTATACGCTGATCGGCCAGCCGTGGAAGACCGCGACCGTGCTGCGCGCGGCGCAGACGCTGTTCACCAACGCGCCCAACGGCGTCACCGGCAACGACGATCTGGGCACGATGTCGGCCTGGTATCTGTTCAGCGCGGTCGGCCTGTATCCGGCGGTGCCGGGTACCGGCGAACTGCTGCTGCACGCGCCGCGTTTCGAGAAAGTCGAGATGGATTTGGGCAACGGCAAGACGCTGCGCATCGAAGCGCCGGGCGCGGACGGGCGCGGCGTCCAGTACGTGCAAAGCGCGACCTTCGACGGCAAGCCGCAGGACAAGGTGTGGCTGGATTGGAACGCGCTGCGCAACGGCGGAACCTTGCGCTTCGAGCTCGGCAAGCAGCCGGCGACGGGCGGGTGGGGCACGCAAGCCTCGGCGCTGCCGGCGTCCGCGTGCGCGGCGCCGAAGTGA
- a CDS encoding glycoside hydrolase family 2 protein, producing MLAVLALLLCAAAVQAAPLASRDLHQGWQFRLLPDDPEAAAHRDATQWHGARVPGHVHTDLFAAGLIADPYVGAAEAQLQWIGLAGWEYRTTFDVDAATLKRARNELVFDGLDTFATVYLNGRELLRADNFFRTWRVPADGRLRERGNELRVVFESPIRKLLPRVLAMPNKIAGNYPSPYGDEPKDAMTGNFARKPGYHYGWDWGPRYVTAGLWRGVRLESWDRLRIADLHVQPHTVNRELAKGEVAVEVDSADAGTATLEIEYAGPGGQPATLRQPVKLRAGSNRIALPLAIERPRLWYPVGYGEQALYTFKATLSDADGVQAQAQRRTGLRRVELKREKDASGQGFAFVVNGIEIFAKGANAIPFDAFPARVTRERLRRDLQSARDANMNMLRNWGGGYYESDDFFDLADELGLMVWQDFMFGGGMPPGFDPQFRANVVAEARDNVRRLRNHPSIVLWCGNNEEETAWKDWGHGKKLKEADPKFAEEVWNGYVALFGKDLREVVAQEGAGVPYWSSSPSNDLSEKANDSNNGDKHYWDVWGGPALPATAYLDETPRFMSEYGLQGWPSLRTIGAFAKPEEQGIDAPVIRAHQKFLAGDGNTRLLKYVRGEYGEPRDFADFVYLSQQVQAEGIELAALHHRASRPRTMGSLYWQLNDVWPGASWSSLDYFGRWKPLHFHAKRFFAELAVAALRRPGQQRTELSLISDRQTPVQGEWRLRVIDFDGTLRYEQRKKTTLAPLSAARAGAWSDAELLRGADPARTAAVFELIVGGRAVSRNVVYFGEAKTLAWQDPKLRATLRREGGAYKLTLHADALARAVWVDFGDNDAELGDNALTLLPGETVEIALKSQAGLERLQSALNLRSLYRR from the coding sequence ATGCTCGCCGTCCTCGCATTGCTGCTGTGCGCCGCCGCCGTCCAGGCCGCGCCGCTGGCCAGCCGCGACCTGCACCAGGGCTGGCAGTTCCGCCTGCTGCCCGACGATCCCGAGGCCGCCGCGCATCGCGACGCCACCCAGTGGCACGGCGCGCGCGTGCCCGGCCACGTCCACACCGACTTGTTCGCCGCCGGGTTGATCGCCGATCCCTACGTCGGCGCGGCCGAAGCGCAGTTGCAATGGATCGGGCTGGCCGGCTGGGAATACCGCACCACCTTCGACGTCGATGCCGCCACGCTCAAGCGCGCGCGCAACGAACTGGTGTTCGACGGCCTGGACACCTTCGCCACCGTCTACCTCAACGGCCGCGAACTGCTGCGCGCCGACAATTTCTTCCGCACCTGGCGGGTGCCGGCCGACGGCCGCCTGCGCGAACGCGGCAACGAGCTGCGGGTGGTGTTCGAATCGCCGATCCGCAAGCTGCTGCCGCGGGTGCTGGCGATGCCGAACAAGATCGCCGGCAACTATCCTTCGCCCTACGGCGACGAGCCCAAGGACGCGATGACCGGCAACTTCGCGCGCAAGCCCGGCTACCACTACGGTTGGGACTGGGGCCCGCGCTACGTCACCGCCGGCCTGTGGCGCGGCGTGCGCCTGGAAAGCTGGGACCGCCTGCGCATCGCCGATCTGCACGTGCAGCCGCACACGGTCAACCGCGAGCTCGCCAAGGGCGAGGTGGCGGTGGAAGTGGACAGCGCGGACGCCGGCACCGCCACGCTGGAAATCGAATACGCCGGCCCCGGCGGCCAACCGGCGACGCTGCGCCAGCCGGTCAAGCTGCGCGCGGGCAGCAACCGCATCGCGCTGCCGCTGGCGATCGAGCGGCCGCGGCTGTGGTATCCGGTCGGTTACGGCGAGCAAGCGCTGTACACCTTCAAGGCCACGCTCAGCGACGCCGACGGCGTGCAGGCCCAGGCCCAGCGCCGCACCGGCCTGCGCCGGGTCGAGCTCAAGCGCGAGAAGGACGCGAGCGGGCAGGGCTTCGCCTTCGTCGTCAACGGCATCGAGATCTTCGCCAAGGGCGCCAACGCGATTCCCTTCGACGCCTTCCCCGCGCGGGTCACCCGCGAGCGCCTGCGCCGCGACCTGCAATCCGCGCGCGACGCCAACATGAACATGCTGCGCAACTGGGGCGGCGGCTATTACGAATCCGACGACTTCTTCGACCTCGCCGACGAACTCGGCCTGATGGTGTGGCAGGACTTCATGTTCGGCGGCGGCATGCCGCCGGGCTTCGATCCGCAGTTCCGCGCCAACGTCGTCGCCGAGGCGCGCGACAACGTGCGCCGGCTGCGCAACCACCCCAGCATCGTGCTGTGGTGCGGCAACAACGAAGAAGAGACCGCGTGGAAGGACTGGGGCCACGGCAAGAAGCTCAAGGAAGCCGACCCGAAGTTCGCCGAGGAGGTCTGGAACGGCTATGTCGCGCTGTTCGGCAAGGATTTGCGCGAAGTCGTCGCGCAGGAAGGCGCCGGCGTGCCGTACTGGTCGAGCTCGCCGAGCAACGACCTGAGCGAGAAGGCCAACGATTCCAACAACGGCGACAAGCACTACTGGGACGTGTGGGGCGGCCCGGCGCTGCCGGCCACGGCCTATCTCGACGAAACCCCGCGCTTCATGTCCGAGTACGGCCTGCAGGGCTGGCCGTCGCTGCGGACCATCGGCGCGTTCGCCAAGCCCGAGGAGCAGGGCATCGATGCGCCGGTGATCCGCGCGCACCAGAAGTTCCTCGCCGGCGACGGCAACACGCGCTTGCTCAAGTACGTGCGCGGCGAGTACGGCGAGCCGCGCGATTTCGCCGACTTCGTGTATCTGAGCCAACAGGTCCAGGCCGAGGGCATCGAGTTGGCGGCGCTGCATCACCGCGCTTCGCGGCCGCGCACGATGGGCTCGCTGTATTGGCAATTGAACGATGTCTGGCCGGGCGCGTCCTGGTCGAGCCTGGATTACTTCGGCCGCTGGAAACCGCTGCATTTCCACGCCAAGCGCTTCTTCGCCGAACTGGCGGTCGCGGCACTGCGCCGCCCGGGCCAGCAGCGCACCGAGCTGAGCCTGATCTCCGACCGGCAGACGCCGGTGCAGGGCGAGTGGCGGCTGCGGGTGATCGACTTCGACGGCACGCTGCGCTATGAGCAGCGCAAGAAGACGACGCTGGCGCCGTTGAGCGCGGCCCGGGCCGGCGCGTGGAGCGACGCCGAGTTGTTGCGCGGCGCCGATCCGGCCCGCACCGCGGCGGTGTTCGAGCTGATCGTCGGCGGGCGCGCGGTGTCGCGCAACGTGGTGTATTTCGGCGAAGCGAAAACCCTGGCGTGGCAGGACCCGAAACTGCGGGCGACGCTGCGCCGCGAGGGCGGTGCGTATAAGTTGACCCTGCATGCCGACGCGCTGGCGCGGGCGGTGTGGGTGGACTTCGGCGACAACGATGCGGAGCTCGGCGACAACGCGCTGACCTTGTTGCCGGGCGAGACGGTCGAGATCGCGCTGAAGTCGCAGGCCGGGCTGGAGCGCTTGCAAAGCGCGCTGAACCTGCGTTCCTTGTACCGCCGCTGA
- a CDS encoding TonB-dependent receptor, translated as MTQQHDRMSQRRRYDARRNALSAAMLAALYLPLAAQAQDAAPQGEAKTVDKITVTGSRIKRAELEGPAPVTVISTEQIKREGFANVYEALSSLTEVTGSVQADVNKGPTPNASPLNLRNLGPGRTLLLIDGRRVADYPLPYEGRGNFANFNNIPMSAVERIEVLASGGSAIYGSDAMAGVINIIMKKNFNGDEVRIKGGTTTRGGGDSFDLSWTGGRTGQNWSATYGVQWSGRETIFAGQRGFLASDLEPAATVKPLVNDPWPWVWGVELIDAGAKRRVTPPAGACDRFQDLPQHNFLGNDGNAPEFPGYSCSQSRGNALWSLRNGSDNRSGFGNFTYDFANGMQAWVSASVWDSEGESRQDEALRFELNRGGVFYDQNTGRTYQARRAFTVPEAGSRDPFLFNTNERSWDLAAGLRGSFGERFNWDATVGRTEYKVDFSFPGMLQSAVDSYFLGPQLGTNNGLPVYALDQGKFWSPMTPETFRQLTTRGKSSAESWMNQAQFSVNGDLFDLPAGPVGFAGVIEAGSQGYRLSPDPQTFGPNKLYDQPGGTNQGGGDRKRYAVGVEFKVPVFKTLNVTTAGRFDRYDDDARKESNFTWNAGIEWRPIQSLLVRGAYNTTFRAPDMHYLFATSGTGTQEDADVATCINRGFGPDCSSQALYYRHNIARTGNLKLESETGKSWSAGVVWDAAENLSFSLDYWRMNIDNQVRDFDIADILDLESQCRNGRTRRASDRMQVTPGSSTCSDIISRVTRSAPGTNAFGAADPNYPLGQVVSVFSGPINIAYREVAGVDFTARYKIPNTRFGDFSFQLNYTNQLKNNEQRDPGSPMQENRDKEVRTFARASASWSRGPWNATLFANRIGHVNGDSYNECAPILPGQTDTTCHMVGKLKAPVYFNLTAGYQLTEQARVNLYVDNLFDEADYKDPYKKFFAYANERVFQRVGREISAEFVYKFD; from the coding sequence ATGACTCAGCAACACGACCGCATGTCGCAACGCCGCCGGTACGACGCACGCCGCAACGCGCTCAGCGCCGCCATGCTCGCCGCCTTGTATCTGCCGCTGGCCGCGCAGGCGCAGGACGCCGCGCCGCAGGGCGAGGCCAAGACCGTCGACAAGATCACCGTGACCGGTTCGCGCATCAAGCGCGCCGAACTCGAAGGCCCGGCGCCGGTGACGGTCATCAGCACCGAGCAGATCAAGCGCGAAGGCTTCGCCAACGTGTACGAAGCGCTGAGCTCGCTGACCGAAGTCACGGGCTCCGTCCAGGCCGACGTCAACAAGGGCCCCACGCCCAACGCCAGCCCGCTGAACCTGCGCAACCTCGGCCCCGGCCGCACCTTGCTGCTGATCGACGGCCGCCGCGTCGCCGACTACCCGCTGCCGTACGAGGGGCGCGGCAACTTCGCCAACTTCAACAACATCCCGATGTCGGCGGTGGAGCGCATCGAAGTGCTCGCCAGCGGCGGCTCGGCGATCTACGGCTCCGACGCGATGGCCGGCGTCATCAACATCATCATGAAGAAGAACTTCAATGGCGATGAGGTGCGCATCAAGGGCGGCACCACCACCCGCGGCGGCGGCGATTCGTTCGACCTGTCGTGGACCGGCGGGCGCACCGGGCAGAACTGGAGCGCGACCTACGGCGTGCAGTGGAGCGGCCGCGAAACCATCTTCGCCGGCCAGCGTGGCTTTCTCGCCTCCGACCTGGAGCCGGCCGCGACGGTCAAGCCGCTGGTCAACGATCCGTGGCCGTGGGTGTGGGGCGTGGAGCTGATCGACGCCGGCGCCAAGCGCCGCGTCACCCCGCCGGCCGGCGCCTGCGACCGCTTCCAGGATCTGCCGCAGCACAACTTCCTCGGCAACGACGGCAACGCGCCGGAATTCCCCGGCTACAGCTGTTCGCAGTCGCGCGGCAACGCGCTGTGGAGCCTGCGCAACGGTTCCGACAACCGCTCGGGCTTCGGCAACTTCACCTACGACTTCGCCAACGGCATGCAGGCCTGGGTCAGCGCCTCGGTCTGGGACAGCGAAGGCGAGTCGCGCCAGGACGAAGCGCTGCGCTTCGAGCTCAACCGCGGCGGCGTGTTCTACGACCAGAACACCGGCCGCACCTATCAGGCGCGCCGCGCGTTCACCGTGCCGGAAGCCGGCAGCCGCGATCCGTTCCTGTTCAACACCAACGAGCGTTCCTGGGATCTGGCCGCCGGCCTGCGCGGCAGCTTCGGCGAGCGCTTCAACTGGGACGCCACGGTCGGCCGCACCGAGTACAAGGTCGACTTCAGCTTCCCGGGCATGCTGCAGAGCGCGGTCGACAGCTATTTCCTCGGCCCGCAGCTGGGCACCAACAACGGCCTGCCGGTGTACGCGCTGGATCAGGGCAAGTTCTGGAGCCCGATGACGCCGGAAACCTTCCGCCAGCTCACCACGCGCGGCAAGAGCAGCGCCGAGTCGTGGATGAATCAGGCGCAGTTCTCGGTCAACGGCGACCTGTTCGATCTGCCGGCCGGCCCGGTCGGCTTCGCCGGCGTGATCGAAGCCGGTTCGCAGGGCTATCGCCTCAGCCCCGATCCGCAGACCTTCGGCCCGAACAAGCTCTACGACCAGCCCGGCGGCACCAACCAGGGCGGCGGCGACCGCAAGCGCTACGCCGTGGGCGTCGAATTCAAGGTGCCGGTGTTCAAGACCTTGAACGTCACCACCGCCGGCCGCTTCGACCGCTACGACGACGACGCGCGCAAGGAAAGCAACTTCACCTGGAACGCCGGCATCGAGTGGCGCCCGATCCAGAGCCTGCTGGTGCGCGGCGCCTACAACACCACCTTCCGCGCGCCGGACATGCATTACCTGTTCGCCACCAGCGGCACCGGCACCCAGGAAGACGCCGACGTGGCGACCTGCATCAACCGCGGCTTCGGCCCGGATTGCAGCTCGCAGGCGCTGTACTACCGCCACAACATCGCCCGCACCGGCAACCTCAAGCTGGAAAGCGAGACCGGCAAGTCGTGGAGCGCCGGCGTGGTGTGGGACGCGGCCGAGAACCTGTCGTTCAGCCTCGATTACTGGCGCATGAACATCGACAACCAGGTCCGCGATTTCGACATCGCCGACATCCTCGACCTGGAAAGCCAGTGCCGCAACGGCCGCACCCGCCGCGCCAGCGACCGCATGCAGGTCACCCCGGGCTCGTCGACCTGCAGCGACATCATCTCGCGCGTGACCCGCAGCGCGCCGGGCACCAACGCCTTCGGCGCGGCCGATCCGAACTATCCGCTCGGCCAGGTGGTGTCGGTGTTCAGCGGCCCGATCAACATCGCCTACCGCGAAGTGGCCGGCGTCGACTTCACCGCGCGCTACAAGATCCCCAACACCCGCTTCGGCGATTTCAGCTTCCAGTTGAACTACACCAACCAGCTCAAGAACAACGAGCAGCGCGACCCGGGTTCGCCGATGCAGGAGAACCGCGACAAGGAAGTGCGCACCTTCGCCCGCGCCAGCGCCAGCTGGAGCCGCGGCCCGTGGAACGCGACCTTGTTCGCCAACCGCATCGGCCACGTCAACGGCGACAGCTACAACGAGTGCGCGCCGATCCTGCCGGGCCAGACCGACACCACCTGCCACATGGTTGGCAAGCTCAAGGCGCCGGTGTACTTCAACCTGACCGCGGGCTACCAGCTGACCGAGCAGGCGCGGGTCAATCTGTACGTCGACAACCTGTTCGACGAGGCCGACTACAAGGATCCGTACAAGAAGTTCTTCGCGTACGCCAACGAGCGCGTGTTCCAGCGCGTGGGCCGTGAAATCTCGGCGGAATTCGTTTACAAGTTCGACTGA